From Candidatus Manganitrophus morganii, the proteins below share one genomic window:
- a CDS encoding DUF3108 domain-containing protein codes for MKFWVTLIFFACLLFISPIEATEPISVPPSSHHLANSSFGPGERLTYDITYFGAKAGIAVMEVMEKTRLKGREVYHIVSTAQSNDFVSLFYPVDDRVESYIDVEGFYSHFIKVKQHQGKRRREKVISFDQTQHRAVQFKNNKEKVFEVPPQVQDSLSSLYFFRVKNTIDVGRSVFIDVHESEKNWVLEIRGLARERVTTPVGTFNTIKVQAKVQYEGLFMDKGDVFIWFSEDEKRIPVMMQSKIKIGTITAVLSSRREGNRLSNAILSRRETSLINRPE; via the coding sequence ATGAAGTTTTGGGTCACACTGATTTTCTTTGCCTGCTTGCTGTTTATTTCTCCCATAGAGGCGACAGAGCCGATTTCCGTTCCCCCTTCATCGCATCATCTCGCCAACTCCTCTTTCGGACCGGGTGAGCGCCTCACCTACGATATTACCTATTTCGGCGCGAAAGCGGGAATCGCCGTCATGGAGGTGATGGAGAAAACAAGGCTGAAAGGCCGCGAGGTCTACCACATCGTCTCCACCGCCCAGTCGAACGATTTTGTCTCGCTTTTTTACCCGGTGGATGATCGGGTCGAATCGTATATCGATGTCGAAGGATTCTACTCGCATTTCATCAAGGTCAAGCAACATCAAGGAAAGCGAAGAAGAGAAAAAGTGATTTCATTTGATCAGACTCAGCATCGGGCGGTGCAGTTTAAAAACAACAAGGAAAAGGTCTTCGAGGTTCCTCCTCAGGTCCAGGATTCATTGAGCTCCCTTTATTTTTTCAGGGTGAAGAACACGATCGACGTGGGGCGTTCGGTTTTCATCGATGTCCATGAGAGCGAGAAAAATTGGGTGTTGGAGATTCGCGGGTTGGCGAGGGAGCGGGTGACGACGCCGGTCGGAACCTTCAACACGATTAAGGTCCAGGCGAAGGTCCAATACGAGGGGCTCTTCATGGATAAAGGGGATGTCTTCATCTGGTTTAGCGAGGATGAGAAACGGATCCCGGTGATGATGCAGTCGAAAATTAAGATCGGCACTATCACCGCCGTCCTCTCCTCCAGGAGGGAGGGGAATCGCTTGTCGAATGCGATCCTCTCAAGAAGGGAGACAAGCCTTATCAACCGTCCTGAATAG
- a CDS encoding (2Fe-2S)-binding protein: MSKVTFYPYGKSGEIPDGTSLLDAAEKLGLQMRHDCGGFATCSTCRIWVVEGMTNLTEIDLDEENMLEEAQLTAPFRLSCQAKIQGDVVVRVPDQEMEWSRGALRELDALDPAVREIIRMMVEKRARLQGLSAILPDTAIPFVADAKKEVEAVASDPDQLAALVKRIFEAE; the protein is encoded by the coding sequence ATGTCTAAGGTTACCTTTTATCCATACGGGAAAAGTGGAGAGATTCCGGACGGAACCAGCCTCCTCGACGCGGCTGAAAAGCTCGGTCTTCAGATGCGGCACGACTGCGGCGGTTTTGCGACCTGCAGCACCTGCCGGATTTGGGTGGTAGAGGGGATGACGAATCTGACGGAGATCGATCTGGATGAAGAGAATATGCTCGAGGAGGCCCAACTGACCGCGCCGTTTCGGCTCTCCTGCCAGGCGAAGATTCAGGGGGACGTTGTCGTCCGTGTTCCGGATCAGGAGATGGAGTGGAGCCGCGGGGCCCTCCGGGAGCTGGATGCGCTCGACCCCGCTGTACGAGAAATCATCCGAATGATGGTGGAGAAGCGGGCCAGGCTGCAAGGGCTCTCCGCGATCCTCCCTGATACGGCGATTCCTTTCGTGGCGGATGCCAAGAAAGAGGTTGAGGCGGTCGCAAGCGATCCCGATCAACTCGCCGCTCTGGTGAAGCGGATCTTTGAAGCAGAATAA